One window of the Candidatus Rokuibacteriota bacterium genome contains the following:
- a CDS encoding BtpA/SgcQ family protein, giving the protein MDVGPMSGLADLFGTAGVLIGMVHLLPLPGSPRWSGSMEEVVAHALDDARALAAGGIDGLLVENYGDVPFHRGRVDAATVAAMARVVTELGRVVPLPVGVNVLKNDPQSALAVAAATGARFIRVNVHTGAVVADQGIIQPNAAATLRYRRLLGADVRIFADVQAKHGVPLAPTELEQEAKDSVGRGLADALVVSGKATGEATPLEDVKRVRSAVRDTPILVGSGVTPESVAELLSVADGAIVGTSLKRDGRLGNPVDPERVKRLVDAARG; this is encoded by the coding sequence ATGGACGTCGGACCGATGAGCGGCCTCGCCGACCTCTTCGGCACAGCCGGAGTGCTCATCGGGATGGTGCACCTCCTCCCACTCCCGGGGAGTCCCCGGTGGAGCGGCTCCATGGAGGAGGTGGTGGCGCACGCCCTGGACGATGCGCGCGCCCTCGCAGCCGGCGGCATCGACGGGCTGCTCGTGGAGAACTACGGCGACGTCCCCTTCCACCGGGGGCGCGTGGACGCCGCCACCGTCGCGGCGATGGCGCGCGTGGTCACCGAGCTCGGCCGTGTGGTCCCGCTTCCGGTCGGCGTCAACGTCCTGAAGAACGACCCCCAGTCCGCCCTGGCCGTCGCCGCGGCCACGGGGGCGCGCTTCATCCGGGTCAACGTCCATACGGGCGCGGTGGTCGCAGACCAGGGGATCATCCAGCCGAACGCGGCGGCCACCCTCCGTTACCGGAGACTCCTCGGCGCTGATGTCAGGATCTTCGCCGACGTCCAGGCCAAGCACGGCGTCCCCCTGGCGCCGACGGAGCTCGAGCAGGAGGCGAAGGACTCCGTCGGCCGCGGGCTGGCGGACGCGCTCGTGGTGTCGGGCAAAGCCACGGGAGAGGCGACGCCGCTCGAGGACGTCAAGCGGGTCCGCTCCGCGGTCCGGGACACCCCGATCCTCGTCGGGAGCGGCGTCACCCCCGAGAGCGTGGCCGAGCTGCTTTCCGTGGCCGACGGCGCGATCGTCGGGACGTCGCTCAAGCGGGACGGCCGCCTCGGCAATCCGGTGGACCCGGAGCGGGTGAAGCGGCTGGTCGATGCCGCGCGCGGCTGA